Proteins encoded by one window of Kribbella italica:
- a CDS encoding helix-turn-helix transcriptional regulator has product MSEFDDVLEAVGPRLRRLRQERGTTLTDLATSTGISISTLSRLESGQRRPTLELLLPLARAHQVQLDELVDAPPTGDPRIHPKPIKRHHGAIVIPLSRRPGGLQAFKQIAPPGWPGGEVKQQTHEGYDWVYVLSGQLRLVLDDKDFILKEGEVAEFDTRVPHWFGNPGPEPVEMLGLFGPQGERLHVRAKSQ; this is encoded by the coding sequence ATGAGCGAATTCGACGACGTGCTCGAGGCGGTCGGCCCCCGGCTGCGCAGGCTGCGCCAGGAGCGCGGGACCACGCTGACCGACCTCGCGACCTCCACCGGGATCTCGATCAGCACCCTGTCCCGGCTGGAGTCCGGTCAGCGCCGCCCGACGCTGGAGCTGCTGCTGCCGCTGGCCCGCGCGCACCAGGTCCAGCTGGACGAGCTGGTGGACGCTCCACCGACCGGTGACCCGCGCATCCACCCCAAGCCGATCAAGCGGCACCACGGCGCGATCGTGATCCCACTGAGCCGGCGGCCCGGTGGGCTGCAGGCCTTCAAGCAGATCGCGCCCCCGGGCTGGCCGGGCGGTGAGGTCAAGCAGCAGACCCATGAGGGCTACGACTGGGTCTACGTGCTGTCCGGCCAGTTGCGCCTGGTCCTGGACGACAAGGACTTCATCCTCAAGGAGGGTGAGGTCGCCGAGTTCGACACCCGCGTCCCGCACTGGTTCGGCAACCCGGGCCCGGAGCCGGTCGAGATGCTCGGCCTGTTCGGCCCGCAGGGAGAGCGACTGCACGTACGCGCCAAGTCACAGTAG
- a CDS encoding sigma factor-like helix-turn-helix DNA-binding protein, whose product MRDSIDPDFASYVDARQGRWLRTAALVYGDQARAEELLLHAFSRLALVWGRPDDPDVFVQRLLYQPALSRWRRLKVAPPGDDTTLVALAELTPVQRTVFVLLHYEELTEFEIGDLLNLSHTAVHGHGQTALSRFRTGLGLGDWRNPAERR is encoded by the coding sequence ATGCGCGACTCGATCGACCCCGATTTCGCCTCGTACGTCGATGCGCGGCAGGGCAGGTGGCTCCGAACCGCCGCCCTCGTCTACGGCGACCAGGCGCGGGCTGAAGAACTGCTGCTGCACGCCTTCAGCCGCCTGGCGCTGGTGTGGGGCCGGCCGGACGACCCGGACGTGTTCGTCCAGCGCCTGCTCTACCAGCCGGCGCTGTCGCGCTGGCGCCGTCTGAAGGTCGCGCCGCCCGGCGACGACACCACACTGGTGGCGCTGGCCGAGCTGACCCCCGTCCAGCGGACTGTGTTCGTCTTGCTGCACTACGAGGAGCTGACCGAGTTCGAGATCGGCGATCTGCTCAACCTGTCGCACACCGCCGTGCACGGGCACGGCCAGACGGCGCTCAGCCGGTTCCGTACCGGGCTGGGCCTGGGCGACTGGCGGAACCCGGCGGAGCGGCGATGA
- a CDS encoding asparaginase domain-containing protein — MSVALFTLGGTISVAGGSNRLTGAELTAAVPGLADLGSVLEVQDVESVPSGNLTLATMLDVVDAASKAVSAGASGVVVTQGTDTLEETAFVVDQVWPHPHPFVLTGAMRNPTLAGPDGPANLLAAARVACSPAARDLGALVVFNDQIHAARWVRKTHSTSTATFASPNAGPIGHVVEDQVRILTKPARQDGVPGRPEAADLDAARVALYTVTLDDDGLLLQGLADTHQGLVVAGYGVGHVPSALAPVLGALAERMPVVLTSRTGGGSVLRSTYKAVGSESDLLGRGLIDGGFLDPYKARVLLRLLLATGEGLDEITAAFAQHH; from the coding sequence GTGAGCGTCGCGCTCTTCACCCTCGGCGGCACCATCTCCGTGGCTGGCGGTTCGAACCGGTTGACCGGGGCCGAGCTGACCGCCGCGGTGCCGGGCCTGGCCGACCTCGGGTCGGTGCTGGAGGTGCAGGACGTCGAGTCCGTCCCCAGCGGGAACCTCACGCTGGCCACGATGCTGGACGTCGTCGACGCCGCGTCGAAGGCCGTCAGCGCCGGTGCGTCAGGTGTCGTGGTCACGCAGGGCACGGACACGCTGGAGGAGACCGCGTTCGTGGTCGACCAGGTCTGGCCGCACCCACACCCGTTCGTGCTGACCGGTGCCATGCGCAACCCCACCCTGGCTGGTCCGGACGGCCCGGCCAACCTGCTGGCCGCGGCACGCGTCGCCTGTTCCCCTGCTGCCCGGGACCTCGGTGCACTAGTCGTGTTCAACGACCAGATCCACGCCGCCCGCTGGGTCCGCAAGACGCACAGCACCAGTACGGCGACCTTCGCGTCGCCCAACGCCGGCCCGATCGGCCACGTGGTCGAGGACCAGGTCCGCATCCTCACGAAGCCCGCCCGCCAGGACGGCGTACCGGGGCGTCCTGAAGCCGCTGACCTGGACGCCGCTCGCGTAGCGCTCTACACCGTCACCCTGGACGACGACGGGCTGCTGCTCCAAGGACTCGCCGACACTCACCAGGGGCTCGTCGTCGCGGGCTACGGCGTCGGCCACGTCCCGTCGGCGCTCGCGCCGGTGCTGGGCGCACTGGCTGAGCGCATGCCCGTCGTACTGACGTCGCGGACCGGTGGCGGCTCAGTGCTGCGCAGCACATACAAGGCCGTCGGCTCCGAGTCCGACCTGCTCGGCCGGGGCCTCATCGACGGCGGCTTCCTCGACCCCTACAAGGCGCGGGTGCTGCTGAGGTTGCTGCTGGCAACAGGTGAGGGCCTGGACGAGATCACTGCGGCTTTCGCGCAGCACCACTGA
- a CDS encoding NAD(P)/FAD-dependent oxidoreductase: MYDVIVVGGGVAGLSGALPLVRSRRSVLVIDQGDPRNAPADGVHNYLTRDGIPPLELTALGRQEVTGYGGEVLTGTVTSARALSEGFAVETADGQRFESRRLLVTTGLTDQLPDVPGLAERFGRDVLHCPFCHGWEVRDQAIGVLATGPMAVHQTMMFRQLSDDVTLFLHTGPEPTEQEWEELAARGISVVQGVVEQVEVTDDRLTGVRLQGGRVIPRQALAVQTSLRARADFLDELGLKAVDREVRGFVIGTAVEAGPGGTTSVPGVWVAGNVTDPMGQVVTSAAAGFSAGAAINGELVGEDTRLAVAARSS; this comes from the coding sequence ATGTACGACGTGATCGTGGTCGGCGGCGGAGTGGCCGGGCTGAGCGGGGCGCTGCCGCTGGTCCGGTCCCGCCGGTCGGTGCTGGTGATCGACCAGGGTGACCCGCGCAACGCTCCCGCCGACGGGGTGCACAACTACCTGACCCGCGACGGCATCCCGCCGCTGGAGCTGACCGCGCTCGGCCGCCAGGAGGTGACCGGGTACGGCGGGGAGGTGCTCACCGGGACGGTCACGTCGGCCCGGGCCTTGTCTGAGGGCTTCGCGGTCGAGACCGCGGACGGCCAGAGGTTCGAGTCGCGGCGCCTGCTGGTGACCACCGGTCTGACCGACCAGCTGCCCGACGTACCGGGGCTGGCCGAGCGGTTCGGGCGGGACGTGCTGCACTGCCCGTTCTGCCACGGCTGGGAGGTGCGGGACCAGGCCATCGGCGTACTGGCGACCGGGCCGATGGCTGTGCACCAGACGATGATGTTCCGCCAGCTGAGCGACGACGTGACGCTGTTCCTGCACACCGGCCCGGAGCCGACCGAGCAGGAGTGGGAAGAGCTGGCCGCACGCGGCATCTCTGTGGTGCAAGGCGTTGTGGAGCAGGTGGAGGTCACCGACGACCGGCTGACCGGCGTACGGCTGCAGGGCGGCAGGGTGATCCCGCGGCAGGCTCTGGCCGTGCAGACCTCGCTGCGGGCGCGTGCGGACTTCCTGGACGAGCTGGGGCTCAAGGCGGTCGACCGGGAGGTCCGCGGGTTCGTCATCGGGACCGCTGTCGAGGCCGGACCGGGTGGGACGACCAGCGTCCCGGGCGTGTGGGTCGCGGGCAACGTGACCGACCCGATGGGCCAGGTGGTCACCTCCGCGGCGGCCGGATTCTCCGCGGGAGCCGCGATCAACGGCGAGCTGGTCGGAGAAGACACCCGATTGGCTGTGGCCGCGCGCAGTAGTTGA